In Halorientalis sp. LT38, a genomic segment contains:
- a CDS encoding HalOD1 output domain-containing protein, translating into MWSDSSDDGGGRYRSDGGRHRATWNTEDPDSLPSTVVNAVAEAKGVDGLALSEVLNDVVDPDALVRVVGSSPAEPVTVEFTLAGRPVTVDSDGTVVVEPAESE; encoded by the coding sequence ATGTGGTCCGACAGCAGTGATGACGGAGGGGGGCGGTATCGTTCGGACGGGGGGAGACATCGGGCGACCTGGAACACCGAGGACCCGGATTCGCTACCGAGTACGGTCGTCAACGCCGTCGCCGAGGCGAAGGGCGTCGACGGGCTGGCGCTGTCAGAGGTACTCAACGACGTCGTCGACCCGGACGCGCTCGTCCGCGTGGTGGGATCGTCGCCCGCCGAACCCGTGACGGTCGAGTTCACGCTCGCGGGGCGGCCGGTGACCGTCGACAGCGACGGGACCGTCGTCGTGGAACCCGCCGAGTCGGAGTGA
- a CDS encoding NYN domain-containing protein yields the protein MGLLDRLSAGRDGSRVGLFVDGPNVLRSEFDVDLADVREVAAGKGRLAVVRLYLDENATPGLIQAAEANGFEVVTTSGDVDVKLAVDATAAAAEDEIDVLAIASRDTDFKPVVEAAARRGIETFAIAPGEHGRSDALRTAAHDAVTLD from the coding sequence ATGGGACTGCTGGACCGGCTGTCGGCCGGCCGCGACGGTTCGCGCGTGGGACTGTTCGTCGACGGGCCCAACGTCCTGCGCTCCGAGTTCGACGTCGACCTCGCCGACGTGCGCGAGGTCGCGGCCGGCAAGGGACGCCTCGCGGTCGTGCGACTGTATCTCGACGAGAACGCGACCCCGGGGCTGATCCAGGCCGCCGAAGCCAACGGGTTCGAGGTGGTGACCACCAGCGGCGACGTGGACGTGAAACTCGCCGTCGACGCGACCGCGGCGGCCGCCGAGGACGAGATCGACGTGCTCGCGATCGCCTCCCGCGACACCGACTTCAAGCCGGTCGTCGAGGCCGCCGCCCGCCGGGGGATCGAGACCTTCGCCATCGCCCCCGGCGAGCACGGCCGCTCCGACGCGCTCCGGACCGCCGCCCACGACGCGGTGACGCTGGACTAG
- a CDS encoding sodium:calcium antiporter encodes MNWAGVSIVEVAVILLTTGAIYVGSGWLEGASEDLSTYYGLPMVVQGAVVTAVGSSFPELASVVFAAIVTGSIELGVGAIVGSAIFNVLVIPAVSTLATDEPIEANRTLVYKEAQFYMLAVSTLVITFALAVIYYPDPSAAGDLEGLVTRPLALIPIGLYGLYLFIQAQDTGDFDADRGGRGGIDVRRQWAFLAAGLVVILVAVERLVHAVDLIGAALGVPEFIMGVTVIAGATSLPDALVSVRAARDERGVASLANVLGSNTFDLLVAIPIGVLIVGAASIDFAMAVPMFAVLTGATVLLFTVLRTDLSLTDLEAYALLAAYAAFVLWMILESAGVVAGVLPTG; translated from the coding sequence ATGAACTGGGCGGGCGTCTCGATCGTCGAGGTGGCGGTGATCCTCCTCACGACCGGCGCGATCTACGTCGGCAGCGGCTGGCTGGAAGGGGCGAGCGAGGACCTCTCGACGTACTACGGGCTCCCGATGGTCGTGCAAGGAGCGGTCGTGACCGCCGTGGGGTCGAGCTTCCCCGAACTGGCCTCCGTCGTCTTCGCCGCGATCGTGACCGGCTCCATCGAACTCGGCGTGGGGGCCATCGTCGGCTCGGCCATCTTCAACGTCCTCGTGATCCCGGCGGTGTCGACGCTGGCGACCGACGAGCCGATCGAGGCCAACCGGACGCTCGTCTACAAGGAGGCGCAGTTCTACATGCTCGCGGTGTCCACGCTGGTGATTACCTTCGCGCTCGCGGTCATCTACTACCCCGATCCGTCGGCCGCGGGGGACCTGGAGGGCCTCGTGACCCGACCGCTGGCGCTCATCCCGATCGGCCTGTACGGGCTCTACCTCTTCATCCAGGCCCAGGACACCGGCGACTTCGATGCCGACCGGGGTGGACGTGGCGGGATCGACGTCCGCCGCCAGTGGGCCTTCCTGGCCGCCGGCCTCGTCGTCATCCTCGTGGCCGTCGAGCGCCTCGTCCACGCCGTCGACCTGATCGGCGCCGCGCTCGGCGTCCCGGAGTTCATCATGGGTGTGACGGTCATCGCCGGCGCGACCAGCCTGCCCGACGCGCTGGTGAGCGTCCGGGCCGCCCGTGACGAGCGGGGCGTGGCATCGCTCGCGAACGTACTGGGTTCGAACACCTTCGACCTGCTCGTGGCGATTCCGATCGGCGTCCTCATCGTCGGCGCCGCGTCGATCGACTTCGCGATGGCCGTCCCGATGTTCGCCGTCCTCACCGGCGCGACCGTACTGTTGTTCACCGTCCTCCGGACCGACCTCTCGCTCACCGATCTCGAAGCGTACGCCCTGCTCGCGGCCTACGCGGCCTTCGTGCTCTGGATGATCCTCGAGTCCGCGGGAGTGGTCGCCGGGGTGCTCCCGACAGGCTAG
- a CDS encoding TatD family hydrolase, giving the protein MDDLDTPVLDNHLHLDPVNGRNTDAVEEFADHGGTHLLVLNKPSWSLGVEVDAADDFREGFDLTVGAVEDATDVLAGRAWPVLGVHPALISQLLDRGYEPAEARDLMQAGLDVAAEYVADGPALAIKSGRPHYDVDDDVWAASNDVMKHAFELAGEVGCAVQLHTEGGEDFTEVAEWAEERGLPRERVVKHYSGGRLAGPIPSVLSDKEELEVAVERGEPFLMETDFIDDPDRPGAVLGPKTVPRRVRWLLEEGHDEAVRNAHVETPASVYGIDTEATME; this is encoded by the coding sequence ATGGACGACCTCGACACGCCGGTCCTCGATAACCATCTCCACCTGGACCCGGTGAACGGACGCAACACGGACGCCGTCGAGGAGTTCGCCGACCACGGCGGCACGCACCTGCTGGTGCTGAACAAACCCTCCTGGTCGCTCGGCGTCGAGGTCGACGCCGCCGACGACTTCCGGGAGGGGTTCGACCTCACCGTCGGCGCCGTCGAGGACGCGACCGACGTGCTGGCAGGGCGGGCCTGGCCCGTCCTCGGCGTCCACCCGGCGCTGATCTCACAGCTTCTCGATCGGGGCTACGAGCCCGCGGAAGCGCGCGATCTGATGCAGGCGGGTCTGGACGTGGCCGCCGAGTACGTCGCCGACGGACCTGCGCTGGCGATCAAGTCCGGGCGGCCCCACTACGACGTCGACGACGACGTGTGGGCGGCCTCGAACGACGTGATGAAACACGCCTTCGAACTGGCCGGCGAGGTGGGCTGTGCCGTCCAGTTGCACACCGAGGGCGGCGAGGACTTCACCGAGGTGGCCGAGTGGGCAGAAGAGCGTGGCCTCCCGCGCGAGCGCGTGGTAAAACACTACTCCGGCGGGCGGCTTGCGGGGCCGATCCCGAGCGTCCTGAGCGACAAGGAGGAACTCGAGGTCGCGGTAGAGCGGGGCGAGCCGTTCCTGATGGAGACGGACTTCATCGACGACCCCGACCGGCCGGGGGCCGTGCTGGGGCCGAAGACGGTCCCCCGGCGCGTCCGCTGGCTGCTCGAGGAGGGCCACGACGAGGCCGTCCGGAACGCCCACGTCGAGACGCCCGCGTCGGTGTACGGGATCGACACGGAGGCGACCATGGAATGA